The Rattus rattus isolate New Zealand chromosome 1, Rrattus_CSIRO_v1, whole genome shotgun sequence genome includes a region encoding these proteins:
- the LOC116888539 gene encoding ubiquinol-cytochrome-c reductase complex assembly factor 3-like, producing MEAARKALAVVAVLGAGAGVGSILFALVTPGELQKQLMLQEMPERDSRRRDEAVRTKELVMATLKDAAATKENVAWRRNWTVRGNGRQVSMTPELAHGRGNL from the coding sequence ATGGAGGCGGCTCGTAAAGCACTGGCTGTAGTTGCAGTGCTAGGCGCGGGAGCTGGCGTGGGTTCTATTCTGTTTGCTTTAGTGACCCCAGGAGAACTACAGAAGCAGTTAATGCTGCAGGAGATGCCGGAAAGGGACTCGCGGCGCAGGGACGAAGCAGTCAGGACCAAGGAACTGGTGATGGCTACCCTGAAGGACGCCGCAGCCACGAAGGAGAACGTGGCCTGGAGGAGGAACTGGACAGTTAGAGGCAACGGCAGGCAGGTCAGCATGACACCAGAGCTTGCCCATGGTCGTGGGAATCTGTAA